The DNA segment ACCAGCACCTGGGGCGCGCCCAGGGCCTCGCACGCTTCCGCGTAAAAGGCGCGGGCCTGGGAACCATCGGTGATGTCCACGGGCCGGGCGAAGACCTCGGCCCCCAGACCCCGGAGTTCCTCGGCGGCATGCTCCAGCGCCTCCGCACCCCGGGCGCCGATGGCCAGCCGGGCGCCCTCTTCGGCCAGGGCTCGGGCGATGGCCAACCCCAGGCCCCTGCTCGCTCCCGTGACCATGACCACCTTGCCCTTCAGATCCAGGTCCATCGTCATCCTCCTTGATCGGGGCGCGGGTCGGCCGGCGATCGGGATCGACCCGCCAGCCCCTCCAGGTCCAACACCACCAGCCCCTCGGCCGTCACCCGCAGGGACCCCTCCCGCCGAAACCGGGCCAGCACCCGGTTGGTGGTCTCCCGGGTCACGCCGGCCATGCGGGCCAGGGTCTCCTGGTTCAGGTGGGGCGGAAGCCGGAGCCCATCGTCGCCGGGGAGGCCTGCCCGCCGGGCCAAGCGCTCCAGGATGCGGGCCACGCGGGTCGCTGCGTCGGCCAGGGTGAGCTCCCGCACCTGGTCCTGCAGCAGGCGAAGCCGCTGGGAGAAGAGGAGCAACAGCCGCACGGTGAGATCCGGGTTCCGGCTGAGGACCGCGAGGAACGCCGCGCGCGAGACCTCCCCCAGCTCGCTCTCCTCCAGACAGGTGGCGGTGGCCGGATAGCCGCCGCCCTCCAGCAGGCCCACGTGGGGGAAGAGGTCCCCCCTGGCCAGGACCGAGAGGATCTGCTCCCGGCCCTCGCCGTCGGCGGTGGCCGCCTTCACCATGCCGCGGCCCACCAGGTAGATGGCCCGCACGGGTTCGCCTTCCCGGAAGACCACCTCGCCGGTGTGGAAGCGGCGGGGTTCCACCACGCGGGCCAAAGGCGCCAGGTCCTCGGCCGGCAACCCCTCCAGGGCCGGAATCCGACCAAGGATTTCGCTCCAGCGGGACGAACGGTGATCGGGCATGGCCACCCCCGGCGTTCATTATAGCCTGCGGAGCGGAGCGGGTGGCGGGCGCCCCGAAGAGGCGTGCGGACGTTGAGGACCGCCGGGGGACTGCCGAAAGGAATCCAAGGGTCGGTGCCCGGGTTCGCACGGTTTCGTGGACCCTGCGACGGCGTGAGAGCGACTTCGGCGGAGCGAGGCCGCCCTCGAGAGGACGATGCCACCTTCCACGGCTCCTCAAGTTGAACCAACAACCCAGAGAACTTCCAAGCAGTACACGTTGACCGCATAGGGCTTTTGTGCAAAGATGGGCCCGATCGTGGCTTCGGTGTGCGTCATATTCTGTGCGTGGGCGGGTGAACCGGGCGGAGCGGGGCTCAGGGCCCCGCCGCTGGCATTCGCCATCGGCAACGGTAGGAGGGGCCTCCCCTGATGATGCGACGCGATCCCCACAACCCCGTGATCACGCCGGCGGACGTCATTCCATCCCGTGAAGGCCTGGAGGTGATCGGGGCCTTCAACGCGGGCGCGGCGAAGATCGGGGAGGAGACCCTGCTTCTGCTGCGGGTGGCTGAGCGCCCGACCAACGACGACCCAGACTACGTCGCCTTCCCCCACGCGAGCGAAGACGGGGACGGGGTTCAGGTGCTCCGGATCCGCCGCGACTCGCCCGACGTGGACGTGTCGGACCCGAGGGCCGTGGTCTACCGGGGCCAGCTCCACCTCACTTCCATCTCGCACCTGCGCCTCGCGCGGAGCACCGACGGCGTCCACTTCCGGGTGGACCCGCAGCCGACGCTGGTGCCCTCGGGGATGTACGAGGAGTACGGCATCGAGGACCCCCGCATCACCTACCTGGACGGCCGGTACCTGATCGTCTACACTTCCGTCTCGCGGCGGGGCGTCACCGTCTCCCTGATCCGGACGCCGGACTTCCGCACCTTCGAGCGGATGGGCGTGATCTTCCCTCCGGAGAACAAGGACGTGGCCATCTTCCCTGCCCGGGTGGGCGGACGGTACGCGGCCCTGCACCGGCCCAGCGCCCGCGGCCTTGGAAGCCCCGACATCTGGCTGGCCTACTCCGAAGACCTGCGCCACTGGGGCGATCACCGCCACCTCCTGGGGGTGCGCAAGGGTATGTGGGACGGCGTCCGCATCGGCGCGGGGTCGGTCCCCTTCATGACGGAGAAGGGGTGGCTCGCCATCTACCACGGGGCGGACGAGACCCGCTACTGCCTGGGGGGTGCCCTGATGGACGCGGAGGCGCCCCACGTGGTGCTCGCCCGCTCGCAGGACCCGATCCTGGTGCCCGAGGCGCCTTACGAGACCAACGGTTTCTTCCACAACGCCGTCTTCACGTGCGGCACCGTGGTGGAGCCCGATGGAACCCTGCGCATCTTCTACGGCGCGGCCGATCAATCCATCGCCCTGGCGGTCACCAGCGTGGACGAGGTCCTGGACTCCCTGGAGCCGGTGCCCGTGCGGGCTCGCTGACCTCTCGCCGGCCTGCTGCCGGCGGGCAGCGCGTCTCGGAGCGGTCCCGCCGGTCACCGGTCCACGACGCGGGAGGGATCTGCCCGGCAGGTGCGGGGACCGCCGGCCCCGAACCACTCAAGCGAAGCGGAAGGAGGACCCCCTATGCGGTTCGGGCCGATGGAGCTGGTCATCATCTTGGTCATCGCCCTGCTCATCTTCGGGCCGGGCAAGCTGCCCCAGGTGGGCAAGGCGATCGGCAAGGGGATGCGCGACTTCAAGGAGGCCCTATCGGGCGGCGAGCAGGCCTCCAACCCCGACGACCCCGGCCGGGAGCGGCGGAGCTAGCATCGGGGTGCGACGAAGGGCCCACCCGGCGCGTGGGCCCTTCGTCCCGGTTCAGGCTGTTCGGGACAGATCCTGGATGGCCTGAGGGCAGCTCGCCGCCACCCGAACGGCGTCAGCGCACCTGGCCCTCGCCTTCCACCAAGAACCGGACGGTGGTGAGGGCCTCGAGCCCCATGGGCCCGCGGGCGTGGAGCTTCTGGGTGCTGATGCCCACCTCCGCCCCGAGGCCGAACTCGCCCCCGTCGGTGAAACGGGTGGAGGCGTTGACGTAGACTACGGCCGCGTCCACCTCCTGCTGGAAGCGGTGGGCAGCCTCCAGCGAGCGGGTGACGATGGCCTCCGAGTGGCCGGTGGTGTAGCGGGCGATGTGGGCCAGGGCCTGGTCCAGGTCGTCCACCACCCGCACGGCGAGGATCAGGTCCAGGTACTCGGTGGCCCAGTCCGCCTCGGTGGCCTCCTCGGCCCAGGGAAGGTGGCGGCGGGTTTCGGGGCAACCCCGGAGGGTGACGCCCTTCTCCCGCATCGCGTCGCCGAGCCGGGGCAGGAAGGCCGGGGCCGCGTCGCGGTGGACCAGCAGGGTCTCCATGGCGTTGCAGACGGCCGGTCGCTGGGTCTTGGCGTTGACGGCGATGCGGAGGGCCATCTCCAGGTCCGCATCCTGGTGCACGTAGGTGTGACAGTTGCCGGCACCCGTCTCGATCACGGGAACCCGGGCCTCGGCCACCACGGCCCGGATGAGCTCGGGGCCGCCCCGGGGAATGAGGACGTCCACCAGGCCCGGCGTGACCATCAGCGCCCGGGCGCTTTCCCGCCCGGGAGGAAGGAGGTTCACCACGTCCGGCGGCGCGCCGGCCGTGACGGCGCCCGCCCGAAGCGCCTCCACGACGGCCCGGTTGGAGCGGTGGGCCTCGCTCCCGCCCCGCAGGAGGATGGCGTTGCCGGCCTTGAGGGCCAGCGCCGCGGCTTCCGCGGTCACGTTGGGGCGAGCCTCGTAGATGAGCCCCACGACCCCCAGGGGCACCCGCACCTTCCGGATGCGGAGCCCGTTGGGGCGCACCCAGCCCTCCCCCCGGCCCAGGGGGTCCGGCAGAGCGGCCACCTGCTGGAGGCTCTCGCCCATCGCCGCGAGACGCCGCTCGTCCAGGGCGAGCCGGTCTCGGAAGGCGGGCGGCCTACCGGCCGCCGAGGCCGTGTCCTCGCGGTTGGCGTCCAGGATCGGGCCCGCGGCCTCCTCCAGGGCCTCGGCCATCGCGCGGAGGAGCCGGTCCCTCGTCGCGGTGGTGGTGCGGGCAAGCCACCGTGCGGCCTGCCGGGCGGCGCTGGCTTGGGCCCGGACCGCCTCGATCTCGCCAGCGACCGCTTGCTGCCTTTCCATCAGGCATCCTCCTCCATGAGCACCAGGTTGTCCCGGTGGATCAGCTCCGCGTGGGGCAGGGCGGCCAGGGCGCGGCGTCGCTCCTCGCCCTCGAGGGCCAGGATGGGCTCGAGCTCGGCCTGAGCGACGGTGACCAGCCCCCGGGCGATCTCCCGGCCGTCGCCGTCCAGCACGGCCAGGAGATCCCCGGCGCCGAAGGAGCCGCCCACGGCCGTGACCCCCACGGGGAGCAGGCTCTTTCCCCCGTGAAGGAGGGCGTTCTGGGCGCCGGCGTCCACCTGCACCCAGCCCCGGGGCCGGTCGTGGAAGACGATCCAGCGCTTCCGGGCGGAGAGGCCGCCCCGGGCGGGGAAGTACGTTCCCGGTATCCGGCCCGCGAGGAGGCGGTGCCACGTCTCCTCGTGCTCTGTGTGGGCCAGGGCGGCGGCCACGCCCGAGCGGGTGGCGAGCCTGGCCGCCTCCAGCTTGGTGGCGATCCCGCCCGAGCCCAGGGGGCCTGGACTCCCTCCGGACCGGAGGAGCTCAGGGCCGATGCGGGCCACGGTCGCCAGGCGGCGGGCGCCGGGGGCGCGGCGGGGATCCGCCTCGTAGAGGCCGTCCACGTCCGAGAGCATCAGGAGCAGGTCTGCGTCCACCAGGATGGCCACCAGGGCCGAGAGGGTGTCGTTGTCGCCCAGGCGGATCTCCTCCACCGCCACCGTGTCGTTCTCGTTGACGATGGGGAGCACCCCCCAGGCGAGGAGGGTGATGAGGGTGAGCCGGGTGTTCAGGTAGCGGCGGCGATCCCGCACGTCGGAGCGGGTCAGGAGCACCTGGGCCACCTGGACGCCCGCCGGGCGGAAGAGTTCCTCGTAGGCCTGGATCAAGCGCCCCTGGCCCACGGCCGCGAGCGCCTGCTTCTCCCTCAGGCCTTGAGGGGGCCGGTCGGGGAGGACGTCGCGCCCCGCGGCCACGGCCCCCGAACTGACCAGCACCAGCTCGTGGCGGCGGCGCAGGGCCACGAGCCGCTCCACCAGGCGGGCCATGCGCGCTTCGTCCAGCCCGCCTTCGGGGCGGCTGAGGCTGCTCGAGCCCACCTTCACCACCAGGCGGCGGGCGCCTTCGAGGGTGGCCGCTGTTTCCTGCGACGGATCCAAGGGAAGGTTCCTCCTGTGCCGGGTGGGCATGGTGACCCGTCTCCGATTCCAGCGGGGACGGGTTGCGAGGCGAGCCCCCGGCGCGCCGGCCCCGTCAACCCGAGTTCCGCAGTCCTCCCACCACGCCGTTGATGCTCCGGAAGATGGCGTCCTCCAGCACAGCCTGCTCCTCGGGGGGCGAGGCCGCCCGGTGCCGCCGGATCATCTCCACCTGAAGGTAGCTCAGGGGGTCCACGTAGGGGTTCCGCAGCCGGATGGAGCGCTGCAGGACGGGCTGCCCGTCCAGGAGCTCGCTCCGGCCCGAGAGCCGCAGCACCCACTCGCGGGTTCGGCGGAACTCGTCCTCGATCAGGTCCAGGAACTCCTTCCCCTCGGGGGCCAGGCGCGCGTAGAGGCGGGCCACCCCCAGGTCCGCCTTGCACATGGCCATCTCCAGGTTGTCCATCAGGGGCTGCCAGAAGGCCCACGCCTGGGCCATCTCCTGCAGGAGGGCCAGGTTCTCGGGCGATTCAGTGGCGAAGCGCTCCAGGGCGGTGCCGACGCCGTACCAGCCAGGGATGAGGTGGCGGCTCTGGGTCCAGGCGAAGACCCAGGGGATGGCCCTGAGACCCTCCATCTCCTCCATGTCCGGGCGGGAGCTGGGACGGGAGCCGATCTTGAGCCGCTCGACGTACGCGATGGGCGTGGCCTGGCGGAAGTAGGCCTCGAAGCCGGGGCGCTCCACGAGCCCCCGGTAGGTGGCCAGGGCGAGCTGGGAAAGCCGGTCCGCCGCCTCCTCCCAGGCGCTGTGGGCACCCACGGTGCGGGCGGCGGGCATCCGGGCCTGGGGCACGCTGGACCAGATGGCCGCCGTGGCCAGCTGCTCCAGGTTCCGCATGGCCAGCTCGGGCTGCAGGTAGCGGGAGGAAAGCACCTCGCCCTGCTCGGTGATCCGCATGGCGCCGGGCAAGCTCCCGGGCGGCAGGCCCATGAGCGCTTTCACGCTTGGGCCGCCGCCCCGGCCGATGGCACCGCCGCGGCCGTGGAAGAAAGTGATCTCCACGCCCCGCCGGCGGGCGGCCTGCATGAGACGGCGCTGGGCCTGGTAGATCTCCCAGTTGCTGGTGAAGTAGCCCCCGTCCTTGTTGCTGTCCGAGTAGCCCAGCATCACCTCCTGGTGGTTACCGCGGGCGGAGAGCTGGGCCTGGTAGGCGGGAAGGGTCCAGGCGCCCTCCAGGATCGCGCCCGCCCGGCGCAGGTCGCCGATGGACTCCACGAGCGGCACCACGTCCACCCGGCTCTCCGCGGGCGGATGCTCTCCAGGCGCGGGCTCCCAGCGGAAGAGACCGGCCTCGCGGGCCAGGAGGAGCGCCTCCCAGAGCGCCTCGGGGCCGTGGACCATGCTGATCAGGTAGGCGCACGCGGCGGGCGGGTCGATCGCCTCCTGGGCCCAGCGGATCACCCGCAGGCTCTCCAGGATCTCGGCCAGCTCGGGGTCCACCCCGGAGCCGGCGGAGGCGGGCTCGCCCAAGAGAGGTGGGCCCGCCAAAAGGCGGTTCCAATCCGCCGGGGAGGTGGGCGGGCGAAGGCCGGCCGCCTCCAGCAGGGAGCGGGCGGCGCGGCGGACCCGGGCGCCGTCCTCGCGTACGTCCATGGCGGCCAGGTGGAAGCCGAAGAGCTCCACCTGCCGGATGAAGAGGTCCAGCTCGTCCAGGTGGGGCCGGGCCGGAGAGGTGGCCCCCAGGGCCTCCTGGATGCGGTGCAGGTCGTCCAGGAAGGCGGCGGCGTTGGGGTAGCCCCGGGGATCCGCCGGGGCGGGGGGCTCCCCGCGGAAGGGGCTGAAGGAGTCCAGGTCCGCCACGCCCTCGGGGTCCGCGGGCGGCCGGGCGAGCTCCAGGCGCCAGCGGGCGTAGACCCAGGCTTCCCGGAAGGGCTCCCCGGGGAAGCGCCCCGCGGCCCAGCGGTAGACGTCGGGGAAGGCCGCCCGGTAACTCTCGAGGAGCTCGGTGAGGCCGGGGGGCACGGAAGCCAGCCGGACGGACTGGCTCATGCGGCTTCCCAGACGGTCCAGGTGCTGCAGGTAGCGGGTGATCACCAGCCGCTTCTGGGCCAGGAGCGCCCGGCGCGTGACCTCGGGGGTGACCCGGGGGTTGCCGTCCCGGTCCCCACCGATCCAGGTCCCGAAGCGCAGGATGCCGGGCACCCGCAGGGAGGCTCCCGGGTAGGCGTCGTTCAGGGCCCGCTCCAGCTCGGCCAAGAGCCGGGGTGCCACCTCCAAGAGGGTCCGCTCGAAGTAGAAGAGGCCCTCGCGTACCTCGTCGAGCACGGTGGGCCGGCGCTCGCGCAGCTCGTCGGTCTGCCAGAGGAGGCGGATCTCCTGCCGGAGCCCCTCCAGGACCCGGCGCCGCTCGGCGGGCACCAGGCGAGGGTCGTCCAGCCGCTCCAGGAGGGCGGCGATGCGCTGGTGGTGGTCGATGACGGTGCGGCGCAGGGTCTGGGTGGGGTGGGCGGTGGTCACCAACGTGATGCGGAGACGGTTCAGGACCTGCTGGAGCTGCTCGGGCCCCACGCCGGCCTCCCGGAGGTGAACGGCCAGGTCCTCGGGCGAGCCCGCCTGGCCCGTGGGCCGGTCGAGGCGGTACTGGCGCCGGCGCCGGGCCCGGTGGCGCTCCTCGGCCAGGTTCACCAGCTGGAAGTAGAGGGAGAAAGCCCGGATGAGCCGCAGGGCCTCCTCCTGCGGCAGAGCCGAGATGCTCGCCTCCAGCTGGTGCTCAAGCTCGGGCGAGGCCCCCTCGCGTAAGGCCTTGCACGTGCGCCGCAGGCCCTCGACCTGCTCAGCCAGCCGCGGAGAGACCTCCTCCGCCAGGATGTGCATCAGCATGTCGGCCAGGATGTGCACGTCCCGGCGAAGGGGGCGATCCTGGGGACGCCACTGGATGGGCGCTTCCCCGGGCCTCGCGGGGCCGGGCACCAGGTTGCGTGCGAGATCGTTCACCTTTCAGGCCTCCCAACGGCGGCGGGTCGCACGAGAGGCGGCGACCAGGGGCGGGAATCGTCGCCTCGTCGCGGGCAGAGAGCGGTTGCGGTTAAACGCAAATAATACGCCGGGCGGTGGAAGACTCCTGCAGGAAAGCGATCAGCGAACGGGCCGAATCCAGGGGCGCCACAGGGGTCGCAGCCGGAGGGGCCGAGACAGGTGCCCCCGTTGCGGGCGGAGCGCGCCCAGGCGCAGCGGAGGGGTGTGGGGCACCTGCACTGCGCGCGCGAAGAAGGCCAGAGCCACCAGGCGGAGGGTGCCCGAGAGGAGGAACATGCCCCGGGTGCCCAGGAAAGAGACCAGGAACCCGCCCAGCATGGGCGCCAACCCCGCGGCGAGGCCCACCGCCGTGTTGTAGGCGGCCACGCGGCCGGCCTGGTTGTGCGGCGGCAGTACCCGCAGGAGCAAGGTGAAGGCGGCCAGGTTGTAACCGGACCAGGCCATCCCGCCCAGGAGCTCCAGGCCGAAGACATACCAGGGGGCGGGGATGACCGCCCAGAGCAACGCCAGCAGGCTCGCCCCCAGCCCGCCCAGGATCACGATGTTCCGGTCGCCCAGGGTGACGGTGCGACGGCCCCAGTACCGCTGGCCGATCATGGTCACCGTCAGGTTGGTGGCGGTGGTGAGGCCCCAGATGGCCTCGTTGCCGCCGAGCACCTGCTTGAAGTGGACGGCGAAGAGGGGGGCGGGGAGGTTCACCGCGAAGGTCCAGGCGAAGGATGTGAGGATGTACCGGCTGAAGGGCTGGTCCGGCCGGAAGGCCCGGGTGACGGCCCGCAGCCGCGCCCCGAAGCCCAGGTGGAGCCCGGGCGAGAGGGGCGGGTGGGGTTGGGGGGCCGCCTCGGCCGGCGGGTGATCCGGCCCGCTGGAGGGGGCGTGCGACGGCCGGTGGGCGGGCTCCAAGGGCTCCACCGGCATACGGGTGACGCTCTCCACGGCCAGCAGTCCCGCGAGGGTGGCCACGCCGAAGAGGGCGGCGTAACCGGCGGGGTATCCGGCCAGGCGTACCAGCCAGCCGCCCGAAGCCGCGGCCAGCAGGGCCGAGAGGCTCGCGTACAGGTTCCGGTTGGAGAAGTAGCGCCCCCGCAGGCGGAGGGGCACCGCCTGGGCCATGAGGGTGGTCCAGGCCGGCACCGCCAGGCTGATCACCGCCGTGCGCAGCGAGAGGAGGCCGATGAGGAGCGCCACGGCCGTATCGGCGGGGAGGTCCAGGAAGGGCAGGAGAGCCACGGGGAGCCAGAGGAGCCGGCCCAGGCTCCCCAGCAGGTAGAGGCGGCGGTGCCCGAAGCGCTCGGCCAGGCGGGCGGCGGGGATCTGGAAGAGGTTGCCCAGGAGGGTGGGGAAGGCCGCCACGAGGCCGATGGCCGCCGGTCCGGCGCCCAGGGCGAGGGCGAACATGGGGATGAAGGGGAGCATCGCGTTCTCGCTGGCGCTGCTCCAGATGCCATCCCACAGGCTTGCGTGCATCGCCTTCCGGTTGGGCCTCGCCGGGCGGCCTGCCGGTCGGGCGGCTGGCCGGGCTCCGGCGCCCGGTCCTTGCGGGCTCTGCTCCACGGGTCTCACCTCCCCCCTCACTCCCGTCGGTCTATCGTCCGGTGCGCTCGAGACGGACCACCGTCTCCACGTGGGGCGTGTGGGGGAAGAGGTCCAACGCCCGCACCTGGTTCACCCGATACCCGAAGGGGAGGAGGTGGACCAGGTCCTCGCCCAGGGTCTGGGGATTGCATGAGACGTAAACCACCCGGCGGGGCGCCGCCCGGCCGATCTTCCGCATCACCTTGCCGCCTGCCCCCGAGCGCGGCGGGTCCAGGAGCACCAGGTCCACGCCACCCAGGCCGGCCGCGGCCTCGGGCAAGAGCAGCCGCACCGGGCCCGCGAGGAAGCGGGCGTTGCTGAACCCGGCCGCCTCGGCCAGGCGACGGGCGCTCTGGACCGCCTCCTCCACCCACTCGATCCCCACCACGTTCCGCACCCGGGGCGACAGGGCCAGCGCGAAGGTCCCCACGCCGCAGAAAAGGTCCAAGACGCCGTCCGTGGGCGCTGCTTTCGCCAGCTCCAGGACTGTGGCCAGCAGTCGCCGGGCCTGGAGCGTGTTGGTCTGGAAGAAGCTCTCCACCGCCACCGGGTAGCGAAGCCCCCCCAGCTCCTCCTCGATGGCCTCCTCGCCCCAGAGCACCTGCACCCGGTCCACCTTGAGCGCGTCCGAGGGCGCCTCGTTCACCACCCACAGCAGGCTTCGGAGGCCGGGCACGACCCGGGCCACCGCCTCGCGGAGGGCGCCGGCGCCAGGAAGCGCTTCGGCCCCGGCGGTCACCAGCGCGACCATCCGCTGGCCCGTGGCCCTGCCTTCCCGCAGGAGCAGAGTACGGAGGAAGCCCGTGTGGGTGCGGGGGTCGTAGGCGTCCAGGCCGTGCGCCAGGGCCCACCCTTCCACGGCGCGCACGGCCGCCAACAGCTCCGGGGGAGCGATGAGGCACCCGGCGGCGGGAACCACCTCGTGCCAGCGGCCCCGGCGATGGAAGCCGAGCCGGACGCCTCGGGACGGGTCGTGCCCAAAGCTCAGGTCCACCTTGTTCCGGTAGCCCCACGGCTCCTCCATGCCTATCACGGAAGGTACGTCTACCGTCACGCCCGCTCGCGCCAGGGCCTCTTTCACCCGGCGTCGCTTGAAGGCCAGCTGAGCCGGGTAGTCCAGGTGCTGGAGGCTGCAGCCACCGCACTCGCCGTAATGAGGGCAGGGGGCCGCCACACGCTCGGGAGCAGGCTCGAGCACCCGCAGCAACCGGCCCTCCACCCGGTGCCGGTGCCGGCGGGCAGGGATCGCCTCCACCCGCTCGCCGGGGAGCGCCCCGGGGATGCGCACGCGGTCGGCTCCCCGCGAGGCCAGGCCGACCCCCTCGGCATCCAGTCCCTCGATGCGCAGGTCCATCACCTGCTCGGCAGCCTGATCGGGCATCCTGCGCCTCCTGTTCCCACGACGCCCAACCCCTGCAGCGTCCCAGATCCCGGTTCGCTACCGGCTCGTGGGACCCTGCCGCCCGGCGGGTGGAACTTAGCTGCCCGCTACCTGGAGGACTCCGCCGGCAGGGCGCGCCCGTCTCCTCCGCAGGAGAGAGCTGGAGGGTGGAGAGGATCGCCCGCTGCGCGGAGGAGTGGGGCCTGCCGAAGGGTCTTGCCTAGGGCCTGACGTGGCCGGGTTCGCCTTCCGGAGCGGGTCCGGGGTCTGGCACGACGGGTTCCCTGCGCAGCTCCCGCCGGAGCCAGCGGAGCAGCAGGAGGACCATGGGGATGCCGTAGGTCATGTGCCCCATCATCCACATGATGCCCGAGCCCAGGGCCTGATCGGCCACGGGGCTCAGGCCCCACAGGCGGGGCGCCAGGCGGTACGGTGCGTAGACGGCCTCCTCGGCGATGGCCAGGGGAAAGCTCACGGCCCAGTTGGCCACGTTGGCCCCGAAGAGCATGAGGATCCGCGTCCCCTCGGAGATCCCCGAGGGCTGCCCGCCCGGCGCCAGGACCACGCTCCAGAAGAGGAGGCCCAGCGCCAAGTAGAGGAGGTGCTGCACCGCGTGGACCCCGGGGTGGACCAGGGCCGCCTCGTACGGCGAGGGAACGTGCCAGACGGCGAAGTTGCCCGCAAAGAGAAGGAAAGCGGGCAAGGGCCGGAGGAGGGCCCGCACCCGTGGTGCCAGACGGGAGCGCTGGCTCAACCAGACGGTGAAGCCCGGGGGCAGGCCCAGCACCAGGAGGACGGGGGCGACGCTCATGGTGAGGACATGCTGCACCATGTGGAGGGTGAAGAGGTAGCGCTCGCCGCCCTGGTCGAGAGGGGATTCCCAGGCCAGGAAGAGGATCACGAGCCCGGCCCAGAACGCGTAGGCCCGCCCGGCCCGGACGGGGAAGCGGCGGCGTACCCGCTCGTAGCTGGCCACGGCCAGGGCGAGCCCCAGGAGGATCATGGGGTCCAGGGACCAGTCGCCCCACCCGAGGGTGGCCGTTCGAGCCGGTCCTGCGACGCCGTGGGCCAGGACCGGGCCCGGAAGGAGCCAGGCGGTCGCAGGCAGGAGCCTTCGGATCCAGACGGTCTTCTGGGGAGGACGGTCGCATGCCCGCCGCGGCGCCGCCATGAGAAACCCCTCCTTACCCGGGCCATCTTCGCCGCCGCTCTTGCGAACCCCTCCTGGTTGCGAGCTCGCCCGGCCGCTCCGCCGGGGAGGGAGCCGCGGCCCGATCGTGGAAGCTCCTGCCGGGAGGGCCCGCCCGTGGGACGGGGCGGGTGTCCGGTGCGGAAGGACCGGGGACGGGGGTGGACCGGAGTGGACGACGTGACGATCCCCGCGGGGGACGGGGCATGGAGCAGGCCGCTGGTGGAGGCGGTGGCCCGGCTGCGGGGGTTGCTCCAGGAGCCCGATCGGGCCGGGCGCTGGCAGCGGCACCTGGAGCAGCAGGCGGACGGTTTCGCGCAGATGGAGGCCGCGGTCCTGGAGGGGGAGCCACTCACCGTGCGTGCGCCCCTGCCGGGGTTCGAGGACCGCGCCGCTGCCGGAGCCCCCGAACCCGGCGCGCTCCCGGCGAGCGGCAGCCCACACGGGCCGGGCGCGCCCCCGGGTCCCGTGCAGGAGCTGGGGGTGGTGCAGCTCCGGGACGCCCTCTGCCGCGGGGCCGTCTCGGCCCGGCAGGTGACCCAGGCCTACCTGGAGGCCTCTGAGCCCGGGGCGCCCGCCGCCGGCCTCAACGCCTTCACCTCCCGCTTCGTGGATGGGGCCCTGAAGGAGGCCGAGGCGGCCGACGAGCGGCTCCGCGCCCAGGGGGCACCCGGGGAGGGGGGCGGTCTGCTGGGCGTGCCGCTGGCGGTGAAGGACCTGATGGAGATCGGCGGATACGGCACCACGGGGGGATCCGCAAGCGTGGTGGCCGAGCGGCAAGGAGACCGGTCGGCACGCCCCGAGGCCGCCGCGGTGGCCCGCCTGCGGCAGGCGGGGGCGGTGGTGCTGGGCGCCACCAACCTGCACGAGCTGGCCTACGGCATCACCAGCGAGAACCCCCACTTCGGATGGGTGGGCAACCCCCTCCTGACGGGGCACACCCCGGGCGGCTCCAGCGGAGGATCGGCGGCGGCGGTGGCCGCGGGCCTGGCCGCGGCGGCCCTGGGGACCGATACGGGCGGGTCCGTCCGCATCCCCGCCGCGGCCTGCGGCGTGGTGGGGCTGAAGCCTACCTACGGCCGGGTG comes from the Limnochorda pilosa genome and includes:
- a CDS encoding cytochrome c oxidase assembly protein, whose product is MAAPRRACDRPPQKTVWIRRLLPATAWLLPGPVLAHGVAGPARTATLGWGDWSLDPMILLGLALAVASYERVRRRFPVRAGRAYAFWAGLVILFLAWESPLDQGGERYLFTLHMVQHVLTMSVAPVLLVLGLPPGFTVWLSQRSRLAPRVRALLRPLPAFLLFAGNFAVWHVPSPYEAALVHPGVHAVQHLLYLALGLLFWSVVLAPGGQPSGISEGTRILMLFGANVANWAVSFPLAIAEEAVYAPYRLAPRLWGLSPVADQALGSGIMWMMGHMTYGIPMVLLLLRWLRRELRREPVVPDPGPAPEGEPGHVRP
- a CDS encoding MFS transporter translates to MEQSPQGPGAGARPAARPAGRPARPNRKAMHASLWDGIWSSASENAMLPFIPMFALALGAGPAAIGLVAAFPTLLGNLFQIPAARLAERFGHRRLYLLGSLGRLLWLPVALLPFLDLPADTAVALLIGLLSLRTAVISLAVPAWTTLMAQAVPLRLRGRYFSNRNLYASLSALLAAASGGWLVRLAGYPAGYAALFGVATLAGLLAVESVTRMPVEPLEPAHRPSHAPSSGPDHPPAEAAPQPHPPLSPGLHLGFGARLRAVTRAFRPDQPFSRYILTSFAWTFAVNLPAPLFAVHFKQVLGGNEAIWGLTTATNLTVTMIGQRYWGRRTVTLGDRNIVILGGLGASLLALLWAVIPAPWYVFGLELLGGMAWSGYNLAAFTLLLRVLPPHNQAGRVAAYNTAVGLAAGLAPMLGGFLVSFLGTRGMFLLSGTLRLVALAFFARAVQVPHTPPLRLGALRPQRGHLSRPLRLRPLWRPWIRPVR
- the rlmD gene encoding 23S rRNA (uracil(1939)-C(5))-methyltransferase RlmD — its product is MPDQAAEQVMDLRIEGLDAEGVGLASRGADRVRIPGALPGERVEAIPARRHRHRVEGRLLRVLEPAPERVAAPCPHYGECGGCSLQHLDYPAQLAFKRRRVKEALARAGVTVDVPSVIGMEEPWGYRNKVDLSFGHDPSRGVRLGFHRRGRWHEVVPAAGCLIAPPELLAAVRAVEGWALAHGLDAYDPRTHTGFLRTLLLREGRATGQRMVALVTAGAEALPGAGALREAVARVVPGLRSLLWVVNEAPSDALKVDRVQVLWGEEAIEEELGGLRYPVAVESFFQTNTLQARRLLATVLELAKAAPTDGVLDLFCGVGTFALALSPRVRNVVGIEWVEEAVQSARRLAEAAGFSNARFLAGPVRLLLPEAAAGLGGVDLVLLDPPRSGAGGKVMRKIGRAAPRRVVYVSCNPQTLGEDLVHLLPFGYRVNQVRALDLFPHTPHVETVVRLERTGR
- the ppc gene encoding phosphoenolpyruvate carboxylase, with the protein product MNDLARNLVPGPARPGEAPIQWRPQDRPLRRDVHILADMLMHILAEEVSPRLAEQVEGLRRTCKALREGASPELEHQLEASISALPQEEALRLIRAFSLYFQLVNLAEERHRARRRRQYRLDRPTGQAGSPEDLAVHLREAGVGPEQLQQVLNRLRITLVTTAHPTQTLRRTVIDHHQRIAALLERLDDPRLVPAERRRVLEGLRQEIRLLWQTDELRERRPTVLDEVREGLFYFERTLLEVAPRLLAELERALNDAYPGASLRVPGILRFGTWIGGDRDGNPRVTPEVTRRALLAQKRLVITRYLQHLDRLGSRMSQSVRLASVPPGLTELLESYRAAFPDVYRWAAGRFPGEPFREAWVYARWRLELARPPADPEGVADLDSFSPFRGEPPAPADPRGYPNAAAFLDDLHRIQEALGATSPARPHLDELDLFIRQVELFGFHLAAMDVREDGARVRRAARSLLEAAGLRPPTSPADWNRLLAGPPLLGEPASAGSGVDPELAEILESLRVIRWAQEAIDPPAACAYLISMVHGPEALWEALLLAREAGLFRWEPAPGEHPPAESRVDVVPLVESIGDLRRAGAILEGAWTLPAYQAQLSARGNHQEVMLGYSDSNKDGGYFTSNWEIYQAQRRLMQAARRRGVEITFFHGRGGAIGRGGGPSVKALMGLPPGSLPGAMRITEQGEVLSSRYLQPELAMRNLEQLATAAIWSSVPQARMPAARTVGAHSAWEEAADRLSQLALATYRGLVERPGFEAYFRQATPIAYVERLKIGSRPSSRPDMEEMEGLRAIPWVFAWTQSRHLIPGWYGVGTALERFATESPENLALLQEMAQAWAFWQPLMDNLEMAMCKADLGVARLYARLAPEGKEFLDLIEDEFRRTREWVLRLSGRSELLDGQPVLQRSIRLRNPYVDPLSYLQVEMIRRHRAASPPEEQAVLEDAIFRSINGVVGGLRNSG